One segment of Gemmatimonadales bacterium DNA contains the following:
- a CDS encoding NAD-dependent epimerase/dehydratase family protein yields MSSQVLITGGAGFIGSHLADALLAAGHRVRVLDSLIPQVHGPDRRRPAYLDREVELHVGDVRDAAAVRRALAGVEAVFHFAAMVGVGQSMYEIARYTEVNGVGTATLLEALAEHPVERLVVASSMSLYGEGLYRRTDGALVPGGERSLAQLRAGDWELRDEHGCPLAPVPTPESKQPALASVYALSKFDQERLCLMLGRVYGVPTVALRFFNVYGSRQALSNPYTGVLAIFASRLLNGNRPSIFEDGLQRRDFVSVRDVTQACLLALRRAEAVDQVFNVGSGHSYTVREVAARIARALGQPAVEPEITGTARAGDIRHCFADISAARARLGYEPEVRLDAGLVELSAWLEGQVAEDRVAEMRAELTARGLTV; encoded by the coding sequence ATGAGCAGCCAGGTTCTCATCACCGGCGGTGCCGGGTTCATCGGGTCTCATCTGGCCGACGCGCTTCTCGCGGCGGGCCATCGCGTGCGGGTGCTCGACAGCCTGATCCCGCAGGTGCACGGCCCCGATCGGCGGCGGCCGGCCTATCTCGATCGCGAGGTCGAGCTGCACGTGGGCGACGTGCGTGACGCCGCCGCGGTCCGCCGGGCCCTCGCCGGAGTCGAGGCCGTCTTTCACTTTGCCGCGATGGTGGGCGTCGGCCAGAGCATGTACGAGATCGCGCGCTACACCGAGGTGAACGGCGTCGGCACCGCCACGCTGCTCGAGGCGCTGGCGGAGCACCCGGTCGAGCGGCTGGTCGTCGCCTCCAGCATGAGCCTGTACGGCGAGGGCCTCTACCGCCGCACCGACGGCGCGCTCGTGCCCGGCGGCGAGCGGTCGCTGGCGCAGTTGCGCGCCGGCGACTGGGAGCTGCGCGACGAGCACGGCTGCCCCCTCGCGCCGGTGCCGACGCCGGAATCGAAGCAGCCTGCGCTCGCCTCGGTGTACGCGCTGTCCAAGTTCGACCAGGAGCGACTCTGCCTCATGCTGGGCCGGGTGTACGGCGTGCCCACCGTCGCCCTCCGCTTCTTCAATGTGTACGGCTCCCGCCAGGCGCTCTCCAACCCCTACACCGGTGTGCTCGCGATCTTCGCCTCGCGGCTGCTCAATGGCAATCGTCCGTCGATCTTCGAGGACGGGCTTCAGCGCCGCGATTTCGTGAGCGTGCGCGACGTCACCCAGGCGTGCTTGCTGGCGCTTCGGCGCGCGGAGGCGGTGGATCAGGTGTTCAACGTCGGGAGCGGACATTCCTACACCGTGCGCGAGGTGGCCGCGCGCATCGCCCGCGCGCTGGGCCAGCCCGCCGTCGAGCCCGAGATCACCGGCACTGCCCGCGCCGGCGACATCCGGCACTGCTTTGCCGACATTTCGGCGGCGCGCGCGCGGCTCGGCTACGAGCCCGAGGTGAGGCTCGATGCCGGGCTGGTGGAATTGTCCGCCTGGCTCGAGGGTCAGGTGGCCGAGGACCGCGTGGCCGAGATGCGCGCCGAGCTCACGGCGCGCGGGCTCACGGTATGA
- a CDS encoding NAD-dependent epimerase/dehydratase family protein — translation MSRAAPGPVLITGGAGFIGTNLSHRLLAMGQPVIVYDNLSRAGVERNLCWLQVTHPGLVDAWVADVRDAESLGAAVAKASAVFHFAAQVAVTTSLDGPIHDFEVNARGTLNLLEAIRRESTRPGRTPPPLVFTSTNKVYGALDDVALEPGVRRYRPADPELGTHGVSEARPLDFHSPYGCSKGAADQYVLDYAHTFGLPALVFRMSCIYGPHQFGTEDQGWLAHFLIRALAREPITLYGDGRQVRDVLFVEDLVDAFLAARARVDRLAGTAFNIGGGPENTVSLLELIEMIGELTGRTPEAHFEPWRPADQRYYVSDTRRFGEAADWAPRVDVSEGLERLHAWLKDERIAGRGALAGGEGNGARAAADQPAGARANGSRPRPAGAGRQQEAAEWRQP, via the coding sequence ATGAGCCGGGCCGCGCCCGGCCCCGTTCTCATCACCGGCGGCGCCGGCTTCATCGGCACCAATCTGTCGCACCGGCTGCTCGCCATGGGGCAGCCGGTCATCGTGTACGACAACCTTTCGCGCGCGGGCGTCGAGCGGAATCTCTGCTGGCTGCAGGTGACGCACCCCGGCCTGGTGGACGCGTGGGTGGCCGATGTGCGCGACGCCGAGAGCCTCGGCGCCGCCGTGGCGAAGGCCTCGGCCGTATTCCACTTCGCGGCGCAGGTGGCCGTGACGACGAGCCTCGATGGTCCCATCCACGACTTCGAGGTGAACGCGCGCGGCACGCTCAATCTGCTCGAGGCGATTCGGCGCGAGTCCACGCGGCCAGGGCGCACGCCGCCTCCGCTCGTCTTCACCTCGACCAACAAGGTGTACGGCGCGCTCGACGACGTGGCGCTCGAGCCCGGCGTCCGCCGCTACCGCCCCGCCGATCCCGAGCTCGGCACGCACGGCGTGAGCGAGGCGCGTCCGCTCGACTTCCACAGCCCGTACGGCTGCTCCAAGGGAGCGGCCGACCAGTACGTCCTCGACTACGCCCACACCTTCGGCCTGCCCGCGCTCGTGTTCCGCATGAGCTGCATCTACGGACCGCATCAGTTCGGCACCGAGGACCAGGGGTGGCTGGCGCACTTCCTCATCCGCGCGCTCGCCCGCGAGCCGATCACGCTGTACGGCGACGGCCGCCAGGTGCGCGACGTGCTGTTCGTCGAAGACCTGGTGGATGCGTTCCTCGCGGCCCGCGCGCGCGTGGATCGATTGGCGGGCACCGCGTTCAACATCGGCGGCGGGCCGGAGAACACGGTGAGTCTGCTCGAGCTGATCGAGATGATCGGCGAGCTTACGGGCCGCACGCCGGAGGCGCACTTCGAGCCGTGGCGACCGGCGGACCAGCGCTACTACGTGTCGGATACGCGCCGCTTCGGCGAGGCGGCGGATTGGGCGCCGCGGGTCGACGTGTCCGAAGGACTGGAGCGGCTGCACGCGTGGCTCAAGGACGAGCGGATTGCCGGCCGCGGTGCGCTGGCCGGAGGCGAGGGGAACGGCGCTCGGGCGGCGGCCGACCAGCCGGCGGGAGCGCGCGCGAACGGGTCACGGCCGCGCCCGGCCGGCGCTGGTCGGCAGCAGGAGGCCGCGGAGTGGAGACAGCCGTGA
- a CDS encoding zinc-binding dehydrogenase, which translates to MSAAVLEAPGRARTVEVARPEPGAGQVRVRLEGCGICGSNLPLWEGRPWFEYPREPGAPGHEGWGVIDAVGEEVDRWATGDRVAFLSDHAFAEYDLAAADALARIPEPLAGRAFPGEALACAMNVFARTGIEAGQRVAIVGIGFLGAVLVQLATRAGARVTAVSRRPFARDVAREMGAAEAVSLERAADAFSAGLADCAIEVTGQQAPLDLAAELTRVRGRLIIAGYHQDGPRTVNMQLWNWRGLDVVNAHERDPRVYVAGIRSAADAIASGALDPEPLYTHRVPLDALGRGLELLRERPDGFLKALVLT; encoded by the coding sequence GTGAGTGCGGCGGTGCTCGAGGCGCCGGGCCGCGCGCGCACCGTCGAAGTGGCGCGGCCCGAGCCGGGCGCGGGTCAGGTGCGCGTACGTCTCGAGGGTTGCGGCATCTGCGGCTCGAATCTGCCGCTCTGGGAGGGGCGTCCGTGGTTCGAGTATCCGCGTGAGCCGGGCGCGCCGGGGCACGAGGGGTGGGGCGTGATCGACGCCGTGGGCGAGGAAGTCGATCGCTGGGCCACGGGCGACCGGGTGGCGTTCCTCTCGGACCACGCCTTTGCCGAGTACGACCTCGCCGCGGCCGACGCGCTGGCACGCATCCCCGAGCCGCTCGCCGGTCGCGCCTTTCCCGGCGAGGCGCTGGCCTGCGCGATGAACGTGTTCGCGCGCACGGGGATCGAGGCGGGGCAGCGCGTCGCAATCGTCGGCATCGGATTTCTCGGCGCGGTGCTGGTGCAGCTCGCGACCCGGGCCGGCGCGCGCGTGACCGCCGTCTCGCGGCGGCCATTCGCGCGCGACGTGGCGCGAGAGATGGGCGCGGCCGAGGCGGTGTCGCTCGAGCGCGCGGCGGACGCGTTCTCCGCCGGGCTGGCCGATTGCGCGATCGAGGTGACCGGCCAGCAGGCCCCGCTGGATCTCGCGGCCGAGCTGACCCGGGTCCGCGGCCGGCTCATCATTGCCGGCTATCACCAGGATGGCCCGCGCACCGTGAACATGCAGCTCTGGAACTGGCGCGGCCTCGACGTGGTGAACGCGCACGAGCGCGACCCGCGGGTGTATGTCGCCGGCATTCGCTCCGCGGCGGATGCGATTGCGTCGGGCGCGCTCGACCCCGAGCCGCTCTATACCCATCGCGTCCCGCTCGACGCGCTCGGCCGCGGGCTCGAGCTGCTGCGCGAGCGGCCCGACGGATTCCTGAAGGCGCTGGTGCTGACGTGA
- a CDS encoding Gfo/Idh/MocA family oxidoreductase yields the protein MTARPIPMNEMRGAAEPDRAPRGAPVPRLGFLGVGWIGRQRMATLAASGAGRVSAIVDPSPDHLAAALREAPGARALDSLDALLSTDLDGIVIATPSALHAGQAEMALARGKAVFCQKPLARTAAETRRVIDAARAADRLLAVDLSYRHTAAMRHVSAGVRAGEIGRVFAAELVFHNAYGPDQTWCHDPALAGGGCLMDLGVHLVDMLFSTLEGARVAHVAARLIAGGEPLTDRDRQVEDYAEAQLTLEGGAVARLACSWRLPLGRGAEIGATFYGTRGALAFRNVGGSFYDFAAERYDTAARRLLVEPPDEWGGRALVEWSRRLAAGERFDPAVDELVDVAAALDAVYSAGIRPCR from the coding sequence GTGACCGCGCGGCCAATCCCGATGAACGAAATGCGCGGCGCCGCCGAGCCGGACCGCGCTCCGCGTGGCGCCCCCGTCCCGCGCCTCGGCTTCCTCGGCGTCGGCTGGATCGGCCGGCAGCGCATGGCGACGCTCGCCGCGAGCGGCGCCGGCCGGGTGTCCGCGATCGTCGATCCCTCTCCCGACCATCTCGCGGCCGCGCTCCGCGAGGCGCCCGGCGCGCGTGCGCTTGACTCGCTGGACGCGCTGCTCTCGACCGACCTGGACGGCATCGTCATCGCAACACCGAGCGCGCTGCACGCCGGCCAGGCGGAAATGGCGCTGGCGCGAGGCAAGGCCGTGTTCTGCCAGAAGCCGCTCGCGCGCACCGCAGCGGAAACCCGCCGGGTGATCGACGCCGCGCGCGCGGCCGACCGGCTGCTCGCGGTGGACCTCTCGTACCGGCACACGGCCGCGATGCGCCACGTGAGCGCCGGTGTGCGCGCCGGTGAGATCGGACGAGTCTTCGCTGCCGAGCTGGTCTTTCACAATGCGTACGGCCCCGATCAGACCTGGTGCCACGACCCCGCGCTCGCCGGCGGCGGCTGTCTGATGGATCTCGGCGTGCACCTCGTCGACATGCTCTTCTCCACGCTCGAGGGCGCGCGCGTCGCGCACGTCGCGGCGCGACTCATCGCGGGCGGCGAGCCGCTCACCGATCGCGACCGCCAGGTGGAGGACTACGCCGAGGCACAGCTCACGCTCGAAGGCGGCGCGGTGGCGCGCCTCGCCTGCTCCTGGCGGCTCCCGCTGGGCCGCGGAGCCGAGATCGGCGCCACGTTCTACGGCACGCGCGGCGCGCTCGCCTTCCGCAACGTGGGCGGCTCGTTCTACGACTTTGCCGCCGAGCGATATGACACCGCCGCGCGCCGGCTCCTGGTCGAGCCGCCCGACGAATGGGGCGGGCGCGCGCTGGTCGAGTGGTCTCGCCGGCTCGCCGCCGGCGAGCGGTTCGATCCGGCGGTGGACGAGCTGGTCGACGTCGCCGCCGCGCTCGACGCCGTCTACTCGGCGGGCATCCGGCCATGCCGGTGA
- a CDS encoding glycosyltransferase family 4 protein: protein MPVMLPVARRVLLTADPIGGVWTYAVELARALSGGLGGGAPMEVCVAVMGAALRPDQRRDLAGLPGVEVRECRYRLEWMPDAWADVDAAGDWLLSLEREIAPDVIHLNQFAPGVLPWRAPRLVVAHSCVCSWWRAVHGVAAPPEWDEYRLRLGAGLAGADLVIAPTRAMLAALEREHGPLAAAAAIPNARAARTPPLARGARAQKEELILAVGRLWDEAKNVGMLAQLAPELEWPVYLAGDTQHPSGRAAGSDGAERDGAAPDRTGAGHAGSAARFLGRLDAPVLARWLRRAAIYALPARYEPFGLSVLEAALAGCALVLGDIPSQRELWDGAALFVKPDDADTLRGVLRTLMVRGEMRRALADAARRRARSFTVERFAMAYRAAYARAAARAYQRRGVPAPRPAEVACAS, encoded by the coding sequence ATGCCGGTGATGCTGCCCGTGGCCCGGCGCGTTCTCCTCACCGCCGATCCGATCGGCGGGGTCTGGACCTACGCCGTCGAGCTGGCGCGCGCGCTGAGCGGCGGCCTTGGCGGCGGAGCGCCGATGGAGGTGTGCGTCGCCGTGATGGGTGCGGCGCTCCGTCCCGATCAGCGGCGCGATCTGGCGGGCCTCCCGGGCGTGGAGGTGCGCGAGTGCCGCTACCGCCTCGAGTGGATGCCGGATGCCTGGGCGGACGTCGATGCCGCCGGCGACTGGCTCCTTTCTCTCGAGCGCGAGATCGCGCCCGACGTGATCCACCTGAACCAGTTCGCGCCCGGGGTCCTGCCCTGGCGCGCGCCCCGGCTCGTGGTCGCCCACTCGTGCGTGTGCTCCTGGTGGCGGGCCGTGCATGGCGTCGCGGCGCCGCCGGAGTGGGACGAATATCGGCTCCGCCTGGGCGCGGGGCTCGCAGGCGCGGACCTCGTCATCGCGCCGACCCGCGCGATGCTCGCTGCGCTCGAGCGCGAGCACGGCCCGCTCGCCGCGGCCGCGGCGATTCCCAACGCGCGCGCGGCGCGCACGCCGCCGCTCGCGCGCGGCGCGCGCGCGCAGAAGGAGGAGCTGATCCTCGCGGTGGGCCGGCTCTGGGATGAAGCGAAGAACGTCGGCATGCTGGCGCAGCTCGCGCCCGAGCTCGAATGGCCGGTCTATCTCGCGGGCGATACGCAGCATCCGAGCGGGCGCGCGGCCGGATCGGATGGCGCGGAGCGTGACGGCGCCGCGCCCGATCGCACCGGGGCCGGCCACGCCGGCAGCGCCGCCCGCTTTTTGGGCCGACTCGACGCGCCGGTGCTCGCGCGCTGGCTCCGCCGCGCCGCCATCTACGCACTCCCCGCGCGTTACGAGCCGTTCGGCCTGTCCGTGCTCGAGGCGGCGCTCGCCGGCTGCGCGCTCGTGCTGGGCGACATCCCGAGCCAACGCGAGCTGTGGGATGGCGCCGCGCTCTTCGTGAAGCCGGATGACGCCGACACGCTCCGCGGCGTGCTGCGGACGCTCATGGTTCGCGGCGAGATGCGGCGCGCGCTGGCCGATGCGGCGCGCCGGCGGGCGCGCAGCTTTACGGTGGAGCGCTTCGCGATGGCGTATCGGGCGGCCTACGCGCGCGCCGCGGCACGGGCGTATCAGAGGCGCGGCGTTCCCGCGCCGCGCCCGGCGGAGGTCGCATGCGCGTCGTGA
- a CDS encoding glycosyltransferase: MRVVIFCHSLVSDWNHGNAHFLRGVVRELLARGVEVQVYEPRHPWSAENLVSDHGRRALTAFHRAYPGLRSIRYDLSALDLDRALDGADLVLAHEWNEHELIRRLGEHRAAHGGYRLLFHDTHHRSVTDADQMAAYRLEAFDGILAFGRVIRDLYLANGWTRRAWVWHEAADTRRFRPMPRVAPGGDVVWIGNWGDGERTDELREFLIEPSRALGLRTTVYGVRYPRPARDALARAGIEYAGWLPNYDVARTFARFRVTVHVPRRPYAKALPGIPTIRMFEALACGIPLVSAPWDDAEDLFTPGEDYLVARAGNEMREQLGRLLLDRELAARIAGNGLRTVRARHTCAHRVDELLRIHRELDDGAQEAAA, translated from the coding sequence ATGCGCGTCGTGATCTTCTGCCACTCGCTCGTGTCCGACTGGAACCATGGCAACGCTCACTTCCTCCGCGGCGTCGTGCGCGAGCTGCTGGCGCGCGGCGTCGAGGTGCAGGTGTACGAGCCCCGGCACCCGTGGAGCGCGGAGAATCTGGTGAGCGATCACGGCCGCCGCGCGCTCACCGCGTTTCATCGGGCATATCCCGGTCTCCGGAGCATTCGCTACGATCTGTCCGCGCTCGACCTCGATCGCGCACTCGACGGCGCCGACCTCGTGCTGGCGCACGAGTGGAACGAGCACGAGCTGATCCGGCGCCTGGGCGAGCACCGCGCCGCGCACGGCGGCTATCGGCTGCTTTTTCACGACACCCACCATCGCTCCGTCACCGACGCCGATCAGATGGCCGCCTACCGCCTCGAGGCGTTCGACGGCATACTCGCCTTCGGGCGCGTGATCCGCGACCTCTATCTGGCCAATGGCTGGACCCGCCGCGCCTGGGTCTGGCACGAAGCAGCCGACACGCGGCGGTTCCGGCCGATGCCGCGCGTCGCGCCCGGCGGCGACGTCGTCTGGATCGGCAACTGGGGGGACGGGGAGCGCACGGACGAGCTGCGCGAATTTCTCATCGAGCCGTCGCGCGCGCTTGGGCTCCGCACGACGGTGTACGGCGTCCGCTACCCCCGTCCGGCGCGCGACGCGCTGGCCCGCGCGGGGATCGAGTATGCCGGGTGGCTGCCGAATTACGACGTGGCCCGCACGTTTGCCCGGTTCCGGGTGACGGTGCACGTGCCCCGGCGCCCCTACGCCAAGGCGCTGCCGGGGATTCCTACCATCCGCATGTTCGAGGCGCTCGCCTGCGGCATTCCGCTGGTTTCCGCGCCCTGGGATGATGCGGAAGACCTCTTCACGCCGGGCGAGGACTACCTCGTGGCGCGCGCCGGCAACGAGATGCGGGAGCAGCTCGGGCGGCTCCTGCTCGACCGGGAGCTCGCCGCGCGGATCGCCGGCAACGGCCTCCGCACCGTGCGCGCGCGGCATACCTGCGCCCACCGCGTGGACGAGCTGCTCCGGATCCACCGTGAGCTCGATGACGGCGCGCAGGAGGCCGCCGCGTGA
- a CDS encoding glycosyltransferase, with translation MSPGMDVAFFGSSLVSAYWNGAATYYRGVVRALAARGHRVTFYEPDAYGRQQHRDIPDPDWARVVVYDGASEDAALAALESARGADLLVKASGVGVFDELLEREVLALAGADTLVAFWDVDAPATLERLERNAADPFHALVPRYDLVLTYGGGDPVVAAYRALGARECVPVYNALDPETHHPVPPEPRFAADLAFLGNRLPDREARVDEFFLAAARRLPARRFLLGGNGWQDKPLPENVRNAGHVYTHEHNAFNCSPRAVLNVNRASMARYGFSPPTRVFEAAGAAACLLTDAWEGIELFLEPGAEVLVVHDGAEVAERLEALSPAEARALGSAARARVLAEHTYAHRAAQVEALLGSTVR, from the coding sequence GTGAGCCCCGGCATGGACGTCGCCTTCTTCGGCTCGAGCCTCGTCTCGGCGTACTGGAACGGCGCCGCGACCTACTACCGCGGCGTCGTGCGCGCGCTCGCGGCGCGCGGACATCGCGTCACCTTCTACGAGCCCGACGCATACGGCCGCCAGCAGCACCGCGACATCCCCGACCCCGACTGGGCGCGCGTCGTGGTGTACGACGGCGCGTCGGAGGACGCCGCACTTGCGGCGCTCGAGAGCGCCCGCGGCGCGGACCTCCTCGTGAAAGCCAGCGGGGTCGGCGTCTTCGACGAGCTGCTGGAGCGCGAGGTGCTCGCGCTGGCGGGGGCCGACACGCTGGTCGCCTTCTGGGACGTGGATGCGCCAGCGACGCTCGAGCGTCTCGAGCGCAATGCCGCCGATCCGTTCCACGCGCTCGTGCCCCGCTACGACCTCGTGCTCACCTACGGCGGCGGCGATCCGGTGGTGGCGGCCTATCGTGCGCTCGGCGCGCGCGAGTGCGTGCCGGTGTACAACGCGCTCGATCCCGAAACCCATCATCCCGTTCCGCCTGAGCCCCGCTTTGCCGCCGACCTCGCCTTTCTCGGCAACCGCCTGCCGGACCGCGAGGCGCGGGTCGACGAATTTTTCCTCGCGGCGGCCCGACGGCTCCCGGCGCGCCGATTCCTGCTCGGCGGGAACGGCTGGCAGGACAAGCCGCTGCCCGAGAACGTGCGCAACGCCGGCCACGTGTACACCCACGAGCACAACGCCTTCAATTGCTCGCCGCGCGCGGTGCTCAACGTGAACCGCGCGAGCATGGCGCGCTACGGCTTCTCGCCGCCCACGCGGGTGTTCGAGGCGGCGGGCGCCGCCGCGTGCCTCCTGACCGACGCGTGGGAAGGTATCGAGTTGTTCCTCGAGCCCGGCGCCGAGGTGCTCGTGGTGCACGACGGCGCCGAGGTGGCCGAACGGCTCGAGGCGCTATCGCCAGCCGAGGCGCGCGCGCTGGGCAGCGCGGCGCGCGCCCGCGTCCTCGCCGAGCACACCTACGCCCACCGCGCCGCACAGGTCGAGGCGCTGCTCGGGAGCACGGTCCGATGA
- a CDS encoding glycosyltransferase yields the protein MSPARLRIVILGLSITSSWGNGHATTYRGLVRGLSARGHDVLFLERDLEWYADNRDLPDPPYGRTELYANFGELRAHYADQVRAADLVVVGSFVPQGATIGRWVTRIARGVTAFYDIDTPVTLARLAERRAGYITAELIRAYDLYLSFTGGPTLERLQVEYGARAALPLYCSVDATQYYPDPMPHRWDLGYMGTYSGDRQPALDRLLLEPARRWNAGRFVVAGPQYPDGIAWPRNVRRVQHLPPSRHRRFYNAQRFTLNVTRAHMVRAGWSPSVRLFEAAACGTPIVSDAWPGLDTLFKPDAEIYLARDAGDALDIVRETSEPARRRVGAAARARVLAQHTAGHRAAELESYALERLGRPARAIATAGPAS from the coding sequence ATGAGCCCGGCGCGGCTCCGGATCGTCATCCTCGGGCTCTCGATCACGTCGAGCTGGGGCAACGGGCACGCCACCACGTACCGCGGCCTCGTGCGCGGGCTTTCGGCGCGGGGCCACGACGTCCTGTTTCTCGAGCGCGACCTCGAGTGGTACGCCGACAACCGCGACCTCCCCGACCCCCCCTACGGCCGCACCGAGCTGTACGCCAATTTCGGCGAGCTTCGGGCCCACTACGCCGACCAGGTGCGCGCGGCCGATCTCGTCGTGGTCGGCTCCTTCGTGCCGCAGGGGGCGACCATCGGCCGGTGGGTGACTCGAATCGCACGCGGCGTCACGGCATTCTACGACATCGACACGCCGGTGACGCTCGCACGGCTCGCCGAGCGGCGCGCCGGCTACATCACGGCCGAGCTGATCCGCGCGTACGACCTCTACCTCTCGTTTACCGGCGGGCCCACGCTCGAGCGCCTGCAGGTGGAGTACGGCGCGCGCGCGGCGCTGCCGCTCTACTGCTCGGTGGATGCAACCCAGTACTACCCCGACCCCATGCCCCATCGCTGGGACCTGGGCTATATGGGCACGTACAGCGGGGACCGTCAGCCGGCGCTGGACCGCCTGCTGCTCGAGCCCGCGCGCCGGTGGAACGCGGGCCGGTTCGTCGTCGCGGGGCCGCAGTATCCCGACGGAATCGCGTGGCCGCGCAACGTGCGCCGGGTGCAGCATCTGCCGCCGTCGCGGCATCGCCGGTTCTACAACGCACAGCGCTTCACGCTCAACGTCACCCGGGCCCATATGGTGCGCGCCGGGTGGTCGCCCAGCGTGCGGCTGTTCGAGGCGGCGGCGTGCGGCACGCCGATCGTGAGTGACGCGTGGCCCGGTCTCGATACCCTCTTCAAGCCGGACGCCGAGATCTATCTCGCCCGCGACGCCGGCGACGCGCTGGACATCGTCCGCGAGACGTCCGAGCCGGCGCGGCGCCGGGTCGGCGCGGCGGCGCGCGCCCGCGTGCTGGCGCAACACACCGCCGGCCACCGTGCGGCCGAGCTCGAATCGTACGCGCTCGAGCGACTGGGCCGCCCCGCCCGTGCGATTGCGACCGCGGGGCCGGCGTCATGA
- a CDS encoding TIGR04290 family methyltransferase — MSTRLETIRSLGPWFHNLHLPDGVETAPDHFLGDFPSYKWDVVASLVPGDLHGWRALDIGCNAGFYSFELARRGASVTGIDVDPHYLRQAEWAAREYGLERAIEFRRMQVYDLAREREHYDLVLFMGVLYHLRYPLLGLDLVARRVRRLLVFQTLTIPETERAPASADPGLDDREALRAPGWPAMAFVEQRLVGDPTNWWVPNEAGVEAMLRSSGLRIVRRPGHEIWLCEPAAPNAPDGPPYDITPELLAATGQRWG; from the coding sequence ATGAGCACCCGCCTCGAGACCATCCGCTCGCTCGGGCCCTGGTTCCACAACCTCCATCTCCCCGACGGAGTCGAGACCGCGCCCGATCATTTCCTGGGCGACTTTCCCAGCTACAAATGGGATGTCGTCGCCTCGCTCGTGCCGGGAGACCTGCACGGCTGGCGCGCGCTCGACATCGGCTGCAACGCGGGCTTCTACTCGTTCGAGCTGGCCCGCCGGGGCGCCTCCGTCACCGGCATCGACGTGGACCCGCACTACCTGCGGCAGGCGGAGTGGGCGGCGCGCGAGTACGGCCTCGAGCGCGCGATCGAGTTCCGCCGGATGCAGGTGTACGACCTGGCCCGCGAGCGCGAGCACTACGACCTCGTGCTCTTCATGGGCGTCCTGTATCACCTCCGCTATCCGCTGCTCGGCCTCGACCTCGTGGCCCGGCGGGTGCGCCGGCTGCTCGTGTTCCAGACGCTCACGATTCCGGAGACCGAGCGCGCGCCGGCGAGCGCGGATCCCGGGCTCGACGATCGCGAGGCGCTCCGCGCGCCGGGCTGGCCCGCGATGGCGTTCGTCGAGCAGCGCCTGGTGGGCGACCCGACCAACTGGTGGGTGCCGAACGAGGCCGGTGTGGAGGCGATGCTCCGCTCGAGCGGGCTGCGCATCGTCCGGCGCCCCGGCCACGAGATCTGGCTCTGCGAGCCGGCGGCGCCGAATGCGCCCGACGGGCCACCATACGACATCACCCCCGAGCTCCTCGCCGCCACGGGACAGCGCTGGGGCTGA